One genomic region from Magallana gigas chromosome 3, xbMagGiga1.1, whole genome shotgun sequence encodes:
- the LOC105321300 gene encoding ribosome biogenesis protein bop1-A, with protein MFRLFISGRATRVLTSSSTRNRMSSKSRSKRKPDQFDFVDKGANDSDSSESEESVYSGLEEEPDTSEEDQEQSSDQSDNDSSDNDDDDDDVTLDDKSGLELSTEQRKELSTASDDELNEINDQRYTGNVKSQNRKQRKQITVKTADRPDEYDYDSSDEEDIRNTVGNIPLEWYREYPHIGYDIEGNRLLKPEKGDQLDEFLNKMDNPNYWRTVTNKMTGQNVVLSKEDLGLIQNLQSSKHPDSMAENYQPWIDFFTHEKMIHPVTNHPQHKRSFIPSKWEKLKVGQMVHALKMGWMKPTKAKTEEEEEENFYMLWKEDEESEITRRYRAHLPAPKMPLPSHAESYNPPPEYLLTKEEEEKWQNMEPEERRMNFLPQKYSSLRLVPAYKRFINERFERCLDLYLCPRKPKIRMNINPEDLIPKLPKPRDLQPFPTAQAIVYRGHSDIVRTISVDPTGQWLVSGSDDGSVRFWEVSTGRCMKSITMETGSLGNMCIRSVAWNPHPDVSLVAIAMGQTVILVNPGLGDKMVTNNTDNVLHSFSPTEEESMGKKVYADWSSIDTSDKRFENGFRLLLQHPKEVSQVTWHGRGDYFASVMPKGDSMSVLIHQLSRRRSQNPFNKSKGMVQCVLFHPVRPFLFVATQRYVRVYNLLKQELSKKLMTNCKWVSSMAVHSGGDNIIIGSYDCRLSWFDLDVSTKPYQTLRHHKRAVRAVNYHRKYPLFASASDDGTVIVCHGMVYNDLLKNPLIVPVKILKGHAISHDLGVLDCVFHPSQPWVFSCGADTTIRLFT; from the exons CCAGAAACAGAATGTCATCCAAATCTAGATCAAAACGTAAACCAGATCAG TTTGACTTTGTGGACAAAGGAGCCAATGACAGTGATTCTTCAGAATCGGAGGAAAGTGTCTACTCAGGACTAGAGGAAGAACCTGATACCAGTGAAGAAGACCAGGAACAG AGTTCTGATCAGTCTGACAATGATAGCTCAgacaatgatgatgatgatgatgacgtcACATTGGATGATAAGAGTGGCCTTGAACTCAGTACAGAACAAAGAAAGGAACTGTCTACAGCAAGCGATGATGAATTAAATGAGATAAATGACCAGCGATATACAGGCAATGTCAAGTCACAGAACCGTAAACAACggaaacagatcacagtcaaaACAGCAGACAGACCTGACGAATACGATTATGACTCTTCAGATGAGGAG GATATAAGGAATACAGTGGGTAACATTCCTCTAGAATGGTACAGAGAATACCCACACATCGGCTATGACATAGAAGGAAACAGGCTTCTTAAACCAGAGAAGGGGGATCAATTAGATGAATTCCTCAACAAAATGGACAACCCCAACTACTG GAGGACAGTAACAAACAAAATGACGGGACAGAACGTTGTTCTCAGCAAAGAAGACCTGGGTCTGATACAGAATCTACAGAGCAGTAAACATCCCGACTCCATGGCGGAAAATTACCAG CCGTGGATTGATTTCTTCACCCATGAGAAGATGATTCATCCAGTCACAAATCACCCTCAACACAAGAGAAGCTTCATTCCATCAAAATGGGAAAAACTAAAG GTTGGGCAAATGGTGCATGCTCTGAAGATGGGCTGGATGAAACCAACAAAGGCAAAGACAgaagaagaggaagaagaaAACTTTTACATGTTGTGGAAGGAGGATGAAGAG TCTGAGATAACAAGGAGATACAGGGCCCACCTGCCTGCTCCCAAGATGCCCCTCCCTAGCCACGCTGAGTCCTACAACCCACCCCCAGAGTACCTGCTAACCAAGGAGGAG GAGGAGAAATGGCAGAACATGGAGCCTGAGGAGAGGAGGATGAACTTTTTACCCCAGAAGTATTCCAGCCTCCGCTTGGTGCCTGCATACAAGCGCTTCATCAATGAACGTTTTGAGAGGTGCTTGGACTTGTACCTCTGTCCCCGCAAACCCAAAATCAGG ATGAACATTAACCCTGAAGATCTTATTCCTAAGTTACCCAAACCCAGAGACCTGCAGCCTTTCCCAACAGCTCAAGCCATA GTGTATAGAGGTCACAGTGACATTGTGAGGACAATTTCTGTGGACCCTACAGGACAATGGCTGGTGTCAG GAAGTGATGATGGATCAGTCCGGTTCTGGGAAGTGTCAACAGGTCGTTGCATGAAATCTATTACCATGGAAACTGGTAGCTTAGGAAACATGTGTATCAGATCTGTCGCCTGGAATCCTCATCCCGATGTCAgccttgttgccatagcaaT GGGACAGACTGTGATTTTGGTGAATCCAGGCTTAGGGGACAAAATGGTAACGAACAACACAGATAATGTCCTCCACTCATTTAGCCCTACCGAGGAGGAGTCAATGG GTAAAAAAGTGTATGCTGATTGGTCATCTATAGACACCTCAGACAAGAGATTTGAGAATGGCTTCAGATTGCTTCTGCAACACCCTAAG GAAGTGTCTCAGGTGACCTGGCATGGTAGGGGGGATTACTTCGCCTCGGTGATGCCTAAAGGCGACAGTATGTCAGTACTGATACACCAGCTCTCACGGCGACGATCCCAG AATCCGTTTAACAAGTCCAAAGGAATGGTTCAGTGTGTCCTCTTCCACCCGGTCAGACCTTTCCTCTTTGTGGCG ACTCAGCGCTATGTGAGAGTGTACAACCTACTGAAGCAAGAGCTGTCCAAGAAACTGATGACTAACTGTAAATGGGTGTCCAGTATGGCTGTCCACTCAGGGG GTGACAATATCATAATTGGAAGTTATGATTGTCGTCTCTCTTGGTTTGACCTTGATGTCTCAACCAAACCATACCAAACTTTGAG GCACCACAAGCGAGCGGTGCGGGCGGTGAACTATCACAGGAAGTATCCGCTCTTTGCTTCGGCCTCCGACGATGGAACTGTCATCGTCTGTCACGGAATGGTCTACAA TGATTTGCTGAAAAATCCTCTGATTGTTCCAGTCAAGATCCTAAAGGGCCACGCAATATCACATGATCTTGGTGTTTTAGACTGTGTGTTCCACCCCAGTCAGCCCTGGGTGTTTTCGTGTGGGGCCGACACAACCATTAGGTTGTTTACTTGA